From Qipengyuania psychrotolerans:
TGAAGGATTATCCCGAAGCAACTTCTCCAGGCCTTCTCGATGGACTGCTGCGACTGCCCTACGAGATGGTCGTTAGCGAGAGCTACGCACCTGCTGAACGCCAGACGGCGCGCGAACGAATGGATCTGGCGATCCGCCGATTGAAATCCGCCGACGAGGATGCTGCGGCAGAACGATCGGACATGATGGCCGCCCGAGATGCGCTGGGGAATGGTGCCGTCGGATTTGGCGATCACCATCTTACGGTTCTTGTCAGGGAACGTAACTTGGCCCGCCTGGATGATGCCACTGCCGCTTGCGCAGCCGCCTTGGCGGACACAGGAGCGATCGCGGTGCGCGAAGATACCAATCTCGAGCCGGCTTTCTGGGCCCAGTTTCCTGGCAATGAAGGTTATCTGGTTCGCCGCGCGCTGATCTCCAGTGCGAACATGGCAAGCTTCGGCTCGTTCCATGGCTTTGCTCTGGGTCAGGCCCAAGGCAATCACTGGGGTGATGCGGTCACCCTCCTGGAAACTACCAGTGCCACTCCGTTCTTCTTCAATTTCCATCACGGCGATCTCGGCAATTTTTCGGTTATAGGGCCGAGCGGTTCGGGCAAGACGGTGGTGATGAACTTCCTGGCCGCACAGGCCCAGAAGTTCTCGCCGCGCACGATCCTGTTCGACAAGGATCGCGGTGCTGAGCTCTTCATCCGGGGCATCGGCGGGCGCTATGACAGCATCCGCGCGGGTGAACCGACCGGGTTCAACCCGCTTTCTCTTCCTGATACTCCGGGTAACAAGGCATTCCTGCGCGATTGGTTGTCCGTGCTGCTGAAGGCCGAGGGGCCTGAAGAAGACGCCACGATTGCCCAAGCCGTCGACGCAGCTTACTCCAACGATGCATCGCTCCGGCGCCTGCGCCATTTCAAGGAGCTGCTGTCCGGCAGCAAGCGCCCGCAGCCCGGCGATCTGGCCGATCGGCTGGCCGCCTGGATCGGCGAGGGTGAAAACGCCTGGTTGTTCGATAATCCGGAAGACAAGCTGGACCTGAGCGCCAGGGTGCTTGGCTTCGATATGACTGCGTTGCTCGAAAACCCGAAACTGCGCACGCCCGTCATGATGTACTTGTTCCACCGCATCGAAGAACGGCTGGACGGCAAGCCGACGATGATCCTCATCGACGAGGGTTGGAAGGCACTGGACGACGAAGTATTCGCCGCGCGCATTCGAGACTGGCTCAAGACCCTCCGCAAGCGGAACGCCCTTGTCGGTTTTGCAACCCAGTCAGCGCGAGATGCGCTCGAAAGCCGAATATCCACGGCGCTGGTCGAACAGACCGCCACGATGATCTTCATGCCGAACAGCCGCGCCCGGGCAGAGGATTACTGCGATGGTTTTGGCCTGACCAGCCATGAACTCGCGCTCATTCGCACCCTGCCTGCGCACAGCCGCTGCTTCCTGGTGCGGCAGCCGGATGCGAGCGTTGTTGTGCGTCTTGATCTATCAGGCGCACCCGAAGTGCTGACACTCCTGTCCGGGCGTGAAAGCTCGGTGCGCCGCCTCGACCTGCTGCGTGCAGCGATGGGCGATGCGCCTGCCGACTGGTTTCCTGCTCTTACCGGTACTGAATGGCCGGGCAGTGCATATGACCAGTCCGGGCCGGACGACATCCATCTTGAAGTCGCTGCGGAATGACCAGCGCGACGTGCCAGCAAGTGACCGAACAAGTGGGCAATGGCGTCGCTGCGGCGCTGCGCGGCGTCGACTGCGTGGCAGGCGAGACCTCGGCCGCGGCATTCGGACGGCTGTTCGCACCAGGCGGTGCGCTTGGCACTACCTTGACGATCGTTCTGACGCTTTACATCGCGATCTTCGGCTTCCTGTTGCTGACCGGTCGGACGAACATCGGCGTCAGATCGCTGGTGCCGCGCATGATGACGCTGGGACTGGTACTGACCTTTGCCACCAGCTGGGTCGCTTATCAGAGCGTGGTCTGGAACCTTGCTGTAAGCGCGCCCGATTATCTCGCGGGTATTCTTACCGGCAGCCAAGGCTCTGCTACCGATACATTTGCCCAGAAGATCGACGTGGTATTCATCGCAATTCAGGAAGCGAGCGGCGGCAGTTCCGATTTTTCTGCCTTCTCGCCGCAAGGCATGATGTGGCTCGGCGCCATGCTTTTCATGTTGGGCACTGCCGGACTGCTCGTCACGACCAAAATCGCCCTCGGCATCCTCGTCGCGCTAGGCCCGGTTTTCGTGGTCATGGCTCTGTTCAACGGCACACGTGGTTTGTTCACTGGCTGGCTCAAGGGCCTGGTCCTTTGCGCGCTCGCGCCGCTTTTTGCGGTAATGGGCGGGTCGATAATGCTCGAACTTGCGGTCCCGATCCTATCCTCGCTCACCGCCAACCCAGGCATGGTCCCGGCACAGGCTGGCATGGCATTCTTCATGATCGGCGCTGTTCATGTCGCGCTGATGTTCCTCGTGCTCAAAGTGGCCGGCGCGATGGTATCGGGCTGGACCGTTTTCGGTCTTGTACCTTCCAAAGATGAAGGTGACAGTTTCACCTCGCTCTCATCAGCGCCATCATCCGCATACCAGCCGCAGGTGGCGGCGGCGCAAGCTTTCACCCAAGCTAGCGATCAGGCACGCCGGATCGACGTTTCGGCAACCGCCACCGCCGCTCCTGCCAATGATGGCGGCACAGGCCGCGGCGATACTGTCCGTACGACCAAGGTCCATACCACCGCTTCGGCAAGCAGCCGGGCGAGCCCTGATAGCACCCTCCCGAGCCGTACGATGGGTATCGGCAACCGTTTCAAGCCAGCGCCAATGCGCGGCCCTGCACCTTCCACGGAGATTTCACGATGATACGCGCAGTGCTTCCCGCGCTAGCCCTCGTCCTGGCCGCAACATCAGCCTCGGCCGATACTCGGTTGGTCGAGGTGACTTACGACGAATTTTCGGTCGTCACGATCCCCGGCCGCGTCAATGTTCAGGCCAGCATCGTGTTTGGCGATGATGAGGTGATCGAGAACGTCGCCATCGGCAACTCCTCAACCTGGCAAGTCACGCCGAACAAGCGGGCGAACATCCTGTTCGTCAAACCACTTGAAGCGCGTGCGGCGACAAATCTCACGGTCGTAACCAGCGAGCGCACCTATCTGTTCGATCTGGTCGCCTCACCCAGTTCGAAGCCGCTCTATGTGCTGCGTTTCGACTATCCGATCGATCCAGAAGAGGAAGCGCGCAAGGCGCGGATGGCAGAAGCGGAAACTGCTCCCGCGCAGGCCGCGAATCCTTTCTCGGCCGTTGACCCGGCAGAGCTTAATTTCGCATGGAGCGGGGAAGGTGAAATCGACCTTCTGCCAGATCGTGCATTTGACGATGGCGACGCGACCTTCCTCAGCTGGCCAGTGGGCAGGGATGTGCCTGCGATCCTGGTGACCAATGCAAAGGGCGATGAAGGACCGGTAAATTATACCGTTCGCGGTGAAATCATCGTGATCGACGGTGTACCGCGCAGCATTATCCTGCGTTCCGGCAAGGACAGTGCGACCTTGGTCAACACCGGACCCGAGCGGGCTATCGATACTTCTGAGCGCAGCGATGCCGCGCTTGCCCAGAGGGGGGTCAGCTAATGCGTCTCGCCATGCGCCTGCCCGAAAAAAAGCCCGGTGACAGTTCAGTCGCCAACGATATCGACCCGCGCGATGAAGCTGGCGCAGAGATCATCGATCTCGCACAGCATAATGGATTCCCTGCCGTTGCCCGGCCGGGCGGCACCTCCGATGCAATGGGCATGGTGGCGGGCATCGCCATCGTCGCTGGGCTTGGTGCCGTTACATTGTGGAGCATGAGCGCCGCACGCATGCCGGAGCCCCAGGGGATCGGTGGTGCCCAGCCCGAAGTGGCCGCTGTCGCCGCTCCCACTCCCGAGGTCGTTGCGGCTCCGAGCGCGGCGCTGGAGCCGCCGACGCCCCAACAACGGGCCGCCATGGCAGATCCTGCGCCTGCACCGGTTCTGGC
This genomic window contains:
- a CDS encoding TrbG/VirB9 family P-type conjugative transfer protein — encoded protein: MIRAVLPALALVLAATSASADTRLVEVTYDEFSVVTIPGRVNVQASIVFGDDEVIENVAIGNSSTWQVTPNKRANILFVKPLEARAATNLTVVTSERTYLFDLVASPSSKPLYVLRFDYPIDPEEEARKARMAEAETAPAQAANPFSAVDPAELNFAWSGEGEIDLLPDRAFDDGDATFLSWPVGRDVPAILVTNAKGDEGPVNYTVRGEIIVIDGVPRSIILRSGKDSATLVNTGPERAIDTSERSDAALAQRGVS
- a CDS encoding VirB4 family type IV secretion/conjugal transfer ATPase — its product is MPRNGKWIGPASWSAKEARAGDRLPYARLIDANTIMLRDGSVMTALQVPGLLFETEDSEALNAHAATREVMLRSTLDARFVMYHHVIRRRVSVDLDAEFPDPISRHIDGRWKERLGSGKLFVNDQFVTLIRRPARGKAGLAERLSKKARRQKERLEPDAKDIRSLRAAAQGLIASLQAYGATPLGEYIGPQGSVNSEMLELLSALYNGEMRPVRKPSDEVDIGQMLPYRRASFGLDAMEVRGSGSPEFSAILGLKDYPEATSPGLLDGLLRLPYEMVVSESYAPAERQTARERMDLAIRRLKSADEDAAAERSDMMAARDALGNGAVGFGDHHLTVLVRERNLARLDDATAACAAALADTGAIAVREDTNLEPAFWAQFPGNEGYLVRRALISSANMASFGSFHGFALGQAQGNHWGDAVTLLETTSATPFFFNFHHGDLGNFSVIGPSGSGKTVVMNFLAAQAQKFSPRTILFDKDRGAELFIRGIGGRYDSIRAGEPTGFNPLSLPDTPGNKAFLRDWLSVLLKAEGPEEDATIAQAVDAAYSNDASLRRLRHFKELLSGSKRPQPGDLADRLAAWIGEGENAWLFDNPEDKLDLSARVLGFDMTALLENPKLRTPVMMYLFHRIEERLDGKPTMILIDEGWKALDDEVFAARIRDWLKTLRKRNALVGFATQSARDALESRISTALVEQTATMIFMPNSRARAEDYCDGFGLTSHELALIRTLPAHSRCFLVRQPDASVVVRLDLSGAPEVLTLLSGRESSVRRLDLLRAAMGDAPADWFPALTGTEWPGSAYDQSGPDDIHLEVAAE
- a CDS encoding type IV secretion system protein: MTSATCQQVTEQVGNGVAAALRGVDCVAGETSAAAFGRLFAPGGALGTTLTIVLTLYIAIFGFLLLTGRTNIGVRSLVPRMMTLGLVLTFATSWVAYQSVVWNLAVSAPDYLAGILTGSQGSATDTFAQKIDVVFIAIQEASGGSSDFSAFSPQGMMWLGAMLFMLGTAGLLVTTKIALGILVALGPVFVVMALFNGTRGLFTGWLKGLVLCALAPLFAVMGGSIMLELAVPILSSLTANPGMVPAQAGMAFFMIGAVHVALMFLVLKVAGAMVSGWTVFGLVPSKDEGDSFTSLSSAPSSAYQPQVAAAQAFTQASDQARRIDVSATATAAPANDGGTGRGDTVRTTKVHTTASASSRASPDSTLPSRTMGIGNRFKPAPMRGPAPSTEISR